From the Malaclemys terrapin pileata isolate rMalTer1 chromosome 13, rMalTer1.hap1, whole genome shotgun sequence genome, one window contains:
- the SEC14L1 gene encoding SEC14-like protein 1 produces the protein MVQKYQSPVRVYKHPFELIMAAYERRFPTCPLIPMFVASDTVNEFKSEDGAIHVIERRCKLDIDAPRLLKKIAGVDYVYFVQKNSLNRQDRTLHIEAYNETFSNRVIINEHCCYTVHPDNEDWTCFEQSASLDIKSFFGFESTVEKIAMKQYTSNIKKGKEIIEYYLKQMEEDGITFVPRWTPPVMYKLENSTSRIARPVSPAINIPDTATKEGLNNKEVLNTSSSPSEPTAGTPDDKLDADYIKRYLGDLTPLQESCLIRLRQWLQETHKGKIPKDEHILRFLRARDFNIDKAREILCQSLTWRKQHQVDYILDTWNPPQVLQDYYAGGWHHHDKDGRPLYVLRLGQMDTKGLVRALGEEALLRYVLSINEEGLRRCEENTKVFGRPISSWTCLVDLEGLNMRHLWRPGVKALLRIIEVVEANYPETLGRLLILRAPRVFPVLWTLVSPFIDDNTRKKFLIYAGNDYQGPGGLLDYIDKEIIPDFLSGECMCDVPEGGLVPKSLYRTAEELENEDLKLWTETIYQSASVFKGAPHEIFIQIVDASSVITWDFDVCKGDIVFNIYHSKRVPQPPKKDSLGTHSITSPGGNNVQLIDKVWQLGRDYSMVESPLICKEGESVQGSHVTRWPGFYILQWKFHSMPACATTNLPRVDDVLASLQVSSHKCKVMYYTEVIGSEDFRGSMTSLESSHSGFSQLSAATTSSSQSHSSSMISRWRFC, from the exons GCGTATGAAAGAAGATTTCCTACATGTCCTCTAATCCCAATGTTTGTAGCTAGTGACACTGTGAATGAATTCAAGAGTGAGGATGGAGCTATCCATGTGATAGAAAGGCGTTGTAAACTGGATATAGATGCACCACGGTTATTGAAAAAG ATTGCAGGAGTAGATTATGTTTACTTTGTCCAGAAGAACTCCTTGAACAGACAAGATCGGACTTTGCACATAGAGGCCTACAATGAAACCTTTTCTAACAGAGTCATCATTAATGAGCACTGCTGTTACACA GTTCACCCTGACAATGAAGATTGGACCTGTTTTGAACAGTCAGCAAGCCTGGACATCAAGtctttctttggctttgaaagcACAGTGGAAAAGATTGCCATGAAACAGTACACCAGCAATATTAAAAAG GGGAAGGAAATAATAGAGTATTACCTGAAGCAGATGGAGGAAGATGGGATAACATTTGTTCCTCGTTGGACTCCTCCTGTTATGTATAAACTGGAGAACAGCACATCTCGCATAGCACGACCAGTTTCTCCTGCTATCAACATACCAGATACTGCCACAAAGGAGGGACTGAACAATAAGGAAGTGCTCAACACCTCCAGCAGCCCATCAGAGCCCACAGCAGGAACACCTGATG ACAAACTCGATGCAGACTATATCAAGCGGTATCTGGGTGACTTGACACCATTGCAGGAAAGCTGTCTCATCCGACTTCGACAGTGGCTCCAGGAAACTCATAAGGGCAAA ATCCCAAAGGATGAACATATTTTACGATTCTTGCGTGCCCGGGACTTCAATATTGACAAAGCCAGAGAGATTCTTTGCCAGTCACTAACATGGCGTAAACAGCACCAGGTGGACTATATTCTGGATACCTGGAACCCTCCACAAGTACTTCAAGATTACTATGCAGGAGGTTGGCATCACCATGACAAAG ATGGGCGCCCTCTGTATGTGTTGAGGCTGGGACAGATGGATACCAAAGGCTTAGTGCGAGCTCTTGGGGAAGAAGCCTTGCTTCGATAT GTTCTTTCTATAAATGAAGAAGGACTGAGGCGATGTGAAGAGAATACAAAAGTATTTGGCAGGCCTATAAG CTCCTGGACCTGTCTGGTGGATTTGGAGGGCTTGAATATGCGACATTTATGGAGACCTGGTGTCAAAGCATTACTAAGAATCATTGAAGTGGTTGAAGCCAATTACCCTGAAACATTGGGTCGCCTTCTTATCCTGAGAGCCCCCAGAGtatttccagtcctctggacaCTG gTTAGTCCGTTCATTGATGACAACACCAGAAAGAAATTCCTTATTTATGCAGGAAATGACTACCAAGGGCCTGGAGGGCTACTGGATTACATTGATAAAGAAATTATCCCAGATTTCCTTAGTGGAGAGTGCATG TGTGACGTTCCCGAGGGTGGGCTAGTTCCGAAGTCTCTGTACCGGACTGCAgaagagttggaaaatgaagaccTAAAACTGTGGACTGAAACTATCTATCAGTCTGCAAGTGTCTTCAAGGGAGCTCCACACGAG ATTTTCATTCAGATTGTGGATGCCTCGTCTGTGATCACATGGGATTTTGATGTGTGCAAAGGCGACATTGTTTTTAACATCTATCACTCCAAGCGAGTGCCacagcctcctaaaaaggactcTCTGGGCACCCACAGCATTACATCTCCTGGGGGGAACAATGTACAGCTGATAGATAAAGTCTGGCAGCTAGGGCGTGATTACAGTATGGTGGAGTCCCCACTTATCTGCAAGGAAGGGGAGAGTGTGCAG GGGTCTCATGTGACCAGATGGCCTGGCTTCTATATTCTTCAATGGAAATTTCACAGCATGCCTGCCTGTGCTACAACCAATCTGCCTCGTGTGGATGATGTACTGGCATCTCTACAGGTCTCCTCTCATAAGTGCAAAGTGATGTACTATACAGAAGTGATCGGATCAGAAGATTTCAG AGGATCTATGACCAGCCTTGAATCAAGCCACAGTGGATTCTCCCAGCTCAGCGCTGCCACAACCTCTTCCAGCCAGTCCCACTCCAGCTCCATGATTTCCAG atggcGATTTTGCTGA